One part of the Augochlora pura isolate Apur16 chromosome 3, APUR_v2.2.1, whole genome shotgun sequence genome encodes these proteins:
- the Hry gene encoding bHLH transcriptional repressor hairy: MVTGVGATMPTGGVTVGATPPAQHVPQEAGQPPAQTTATTTTTRRSGENRRSNKPIMEKRRRARINNCLNDLKTLILDAMKKDPARHSKLEKADILEMTVKHLETLQRQQVALAAATDPNVLNKFRAGFTECAGEVGRFPGLDASVKRRLMAHLASCLGPVEASNANAQTASQQPVQPAPPTTQLQVHILPQVDATPRIQVQQSNGIFFTNANGTGLQLVPTRLPNGDIALVLPAGAKATPVASPASSPAPTSPLPTLIPIPQRTASTASASSSTSSASSTSTSAASPIAFEAPPANFREQSTAFNTGNSHRDVATSPANGYTSDPEFDPRVYSPPLQKPLALVMRKSVVHEMEDKPWRPW; encoded by the exons ATGGTGACCGGGGTGGGTGCCACGATGCCGACCGGCGGGGTCACCGTCGGCGCTACGCCGCCGGCGCAGCACGTGCCCCAGGAGGCTGGACAGCCCCCTGCGCAaaccaccgccaccaccacaACCACCAGAAGATCCGGCGAGAACCGACGG AGTAACAAGCCGATCATGGAGAAACGGCGGCGAGCCCGCATCAACAACTGCCTGAACGACCTGAAGACTCTGATTCTGGACGCCATGAAAAAAGAC CCAGCGAGACACTCGAAGCTGGAGAAGGCGGACATCCTCGAGATGACTGTGAAGCACCTGGAGACGCTCCAGCGTCAACAGGTTGCCCTGGCCGCGGCGACCGACCCGAACGTCTTGAACAAATTCCGGGCTGGTTTCACGGAATGCGCCGGCGAGGTTGGCAGGTTTCCCGGTCTGGACGCGTCGGTGAAGAGGCGTTTGATGGCCCACTTGGCCTCCTGCCTCGGACCGGTCGAGGCGAGCAACGCGAACGCGCAGACGGCGAGCCAGCAGCCGGTGCAACCGGCGCCACCGACCACGCAGCTCCAGGTCCACATCCTGCCGCAGGTGGACGCGACCCCGAGGATCCAGGTCCAGCAGTCGAACGGGATCTTCTTCACGAACGCGAACGGCACGGGCCTCCAGCTGGTCCCGACCAGGCTGCCCAACGGCGACATCGCGTTGGTCCTGCCGGCCGGCGCGAAGGCGACCCCGGTCGCCTCGCCGGCGTCCTCGCCAGCCCCGACCTCGCCTCTGCCGACTCTGATCCCGATCCCTCAGAGAACGGCCAGCACGGCGTCGGCGTCCTCCTCGACCTCCTCGGCCAGCTCGACGTCCACGTCCGCGGCCAGTCCGATCGCCTTCGAGGCCCCGCCGGCCAACTTCCGCGAACAATCGACCGCGTTCAACACCGGCAACAGCCACAGGGACGTCGCCACCTCGCCGGCCAACGGCTACACCAGTGACCCGGAGTTCGACCCCCGCGTCTACAGTCCGCCGCTCCAGAAACCCCTCGCCCTCGTCATGAGGAAGAGCGTGGTCCACGAGATGGAGGACAAGCCGTGGAGGCCGTGGTAA